The sequence aagtcaGTTTtcattatcccacatggagcagcACACATCATGACCTCAACTGGCCTGGCTGGTGAGTTAGAAACAACACATCACTAGTACAAGTTGCAGGGGAAGGAGTTCAGCATTCAGAAGTGCCCAATTAAGGAAATGATTGTCTTGCCAAAATGAAAAAGGGCTTGGGGCAAGTAGAAGAGGCCTGTAGCATCAGTAAACTTAGCGGTGAGCACAGGCCCCACGCCAAGGCTCAAGTCAGGTGTGATGCTCTCTGGCAGACGCCTGCCTGTCTGCTCTATGGAATGTCAGTATTAGTTACTGGTAGAAAGCGACCATCAAAGCTGTCAAGGAAGCCCAAAGGACAGCTTTTTCTAATTAGCAGCAGACACACAGATTAATAACCAAACCACTTTAGAAATATATAGTACGAGGGAAAGATGGCCTCAGTCCAGACTCTGATGTTCTTCATCTCTTTTCTACCTCTCTAACAAAAGTTCTTGTTGGGCAAAAAattcctgttcaatcaatcattggtgtgtACTTGGGAGAGGGTAAGATGGAATCCCACCATGGTAAAGAATTGTGAGGAAAATAGCTTCTTTGACTCCTCAGGTGCCTGACATTTGTACAACAATCAGGCTGGTAGCCAAGTTGGGGTGTCTGTAGCTTTTTTGGTTCATGGGCGGACATCCACAGGCAGGCCTCAAGTACAAGCAAAAGTCCCCTCTCCAACCTGAGGGAAAAATGGGTACTTTCTGAAGGTAAGCCTTGTGATGCAGTTACTAACAAATTTAGAACTCATACTGTTATAaagggggatttttttaaaatcatgacCCTTTGACTTAACATAGCTTTGAGCCAATTTTGATATTCTGACTCTAGCAGGGGACCAACAGTGCACTGATTTCCTTTCAGCCTATATCTGTCAGTATAGCACTCTACTATGCGGTAGCCCCTAAGTAAATTTGTAGGTCTCCATCCTAGGAATCCACGTAAGATGAATACAAGTTTGACTTTCCTGGTGACTGGTAATTTTTAACATTTTAtcaaaaaaaattacattttcaAAAGACAATCTGTTACCACGTTTAACTGAAAAATGTATCTGTATAACAATATTTGTCTAAAGTCTGTTCTTATGAAAAACATATTTGGTTTAATATTGCTCTTcgatttatataattatattccGAGAGAATGGATACTTGAACACACAAAAGTAGATTGGGTCTCCTTTCCTTGTACTTACCGCTGGTCATGTGAGATACTTTTGCAAGTTTCTTCATCACATTGTCAAGCCGAGACTGAGTACTGTCCAACTCATGAGAGAAGTCATCTAACATCCTGAAGAAACAGACAGGTAAACTAACAGGTAATTATCGAACAGCAAGTAGTGACTACTATACATCTGAAAAGATGTGATTTCTCAAAATGTGATCTGAAAAGGATTTCAACAGTGGCTTCACCAAGAGGACAAAGGTGCTGCCCCTAGGACTATCTTTAGAAGAGTGTTGCCAATTGTTCTCTGTGGGTACTGTGGCCCTACAGACAGGACCTTTGCACTTTCAGTGTAAGGACAATGCCAAAAGGGGACAAAAATCACCTCCTCCCAAGGATCAGCTTGCATAAATGTCTGCCAGAGCAGGGGACAGACACAGACAAGCAGGGGCATAGACTTCTAAAGCAACAAGCCCTATAACCCCTCCATCGCCAAGGTATATTCTCTTAGAATTCTTCTACCACCACCACATGGAGGAAAGAATATACAATAAAATCTTGATCTTGGTGAATTCAAAACAGCCTCTAATTAAAACTTCTAATCACGAGAATAGAATTTTCCTCTTAAAGTGCAAAAAACCATTTTTATAAAGAGCCATAACCCCAATTTGAGTTTTCTTGGAAGGGGACAACTTTAAAATGTTAATGAATCCTAAAGCTGCACTTCTTctacaatatgtacaaacaagcaAATCTTTAACAAAACTAGGGTCGTAAAGTAAAAATTGTCCATTCTTTAAAACCATCACTTTTTCTAATCAAACTATTTCAGATCGTTGGGCATGGAGGAGTAATGTAAATGCTTCAGCCTTTTCTCCAGGTGGTTAAAAAACCTCTCCTTGTTCCGATCCTTCTTACTGCCTCGATTTTCCTGCCTAGTTCCACTCTTTGGGGTAGTAGTTCCCCCAGCCTggagtcattaaaaaaaagagtttcCATGTTAGCACTGCCAGTCATCGTCTTCGTGTCTTTTAAGCTTTTAGAAGGGCCTCTCCCTGGCCCGGCCCCACCCCAGCTGCTCCCTCCCGCCCCGGACCCCCGCATTCCCAGTGTGTTTTTATTTCTTAACACTCACACTGCCTGTTCCTCCAGCTCCCCACCGATGCGCTGTGACATGTTCTTCAGCACCCCAATGCTGCCAGAGACCAGCTCCAACTGCTCATCCTGCTGCTCCACAATCAACTGGTGCCAAAGCCAAGGGAAACAAGCAATTAAAACCCCTTCTACCTGGGCCGGAGCCCAGCACTCCAGCAGCTAATGGCTCATCTGCCAACTTCCATCATCGGAGTTCGAAATCAAAATCCAGAAACAAAGAGTAGAGCCTGGCCCTGTTTCTCCTAGAAAGGCACTGCTCCAAAAACTGCCTTCGCTAGGACCCAGAGCCTACAGGTGGATGTTCAAGCTGACTTAGTTGGGTTGGTTAAAGTGTGCCTGCAGCGCATCCTGAGGTATATATGGAAATGACCCCAAGCATAGGCACTTTATCTTCTCCACAAGATATCTGCTCAGTTGAGCAGTTTAATCAAAaagagggacaggcactgtagtgGTGACAGCAGCAAGCGAAAAGGAAGGCTTCTGCTAACTGGTATCATCGCCTGCTGGGCGTCACTGCTGGGAGCACCAGAAGCTTCTCGTTTCACCTCTGGCCAGAATTcctggggggggcagggagaggggaaggggagtggtCATGGTCCAGGGTCAGACCCCTAGAAGTACAGTTTCTAAGAAATGAGCGGGAAGCTGTAGAGCTAATTCAAGAATCATTTATGCCACAAAGACAAAATGCAACATGAAGCCAAATTTAGAGTCATGGGGCAGCATTCTGATACTGATCTAGCTTAAAGAGATCAGAGTGGAGCTCACAAGTTTGCATAACTGGAATGGGCTGATGCTCTGGGCTAGACAGTCCCTGGCCTTCTCCAAACCaggtgagaggcagcgtggcctagtggatagagcatgggcctgggaatcagaaggaccggagttctaatccctgctccaccacacttgtctgctatgtgaccttgggcaagccacttcatttctctgtgcctcagttccttcatctgtaaagtggggattaagactgtgagctctatgtgggacaggaactgtttccaaaccgattatcttgtatctaccccggtgcttagaacaatgcctgtcacatagtaagtgcataacaaataccacaattattattactattattattatgtccacagcTCCCTCGCTCAGACCAGCTGGCATACCTACCCCTACTGCTATCCAGAGACTGCTATCCAGAGATGGGAGCAGCTACAGGAGAAGATAAGTGAAAGAAGAGAAACAGCCCTTTAATTGCCACCACCACCATTAGCTATGCTTGGGCAGAATTCCCCACGTAGATGTCACAGAGGCTGGCATGAGAAATTGGCCAACCTACAGCAAGGAGCCCATCGCTAAATGGAGCGGTAGCATGAGACTACAGTCCCCACTGCCACCTCTTCCTCAAACTGGCTGATTCGCAATACCAACTCCTAGAGAAGTCACCACGGGAGCTCTGGTCAGCCACTGATAATAGCAACGCCAGCCGTGGCTGTTGTTCTTGCACCTATCATTTCCTGTGGCTCTGCAGCTGCTCAAGGACATCGCTGTAGGTAAGTACCAGCCTCTGAGCAACTAAAAAATGACACCCAAGGAGGTTCCTAAAATACAGTACTTGAAGAAAATAACAGATAGGAATCCTCTTTTTTCAACCAGACCATCAGGAAATTTCATATACACCATGCGAAAGGGCTGacttcaacacttagaacagtgctccagtgcttagaacagtgctttgcacatagtaagcgcttaataaatgccattattattattattacctccgatCATCCCCTAGATTGTACCTAAAAAGACATTTTTCATGTATTCCTTGGTACCATTGGATTGCCTCAGCACACCGAAATCATTCCTCTGCCTGCCCTAAAATGTAACAGGAAAAAGGAGTAGGGGAggcttttgttttctgtttttgaaATGTACGGTCTTGTCAGTAATCTCTTGTCGGTATCCTGTCTGCTTTTCATAAAGCCATTAAGGAAGTCCAGCCTTCAGAATGGGAGAATGCTTTCCCTTCACACCACGATTAGGCTGCAGTCACTAGACAGTAGAAACGTATTTAACCCTCTGCAGAGCTAGACtggcttctactgtactctcccccatcCTTACACATACTACTGTCTGATTAGTCAGAGGAGTTTAAGGGGTGTTTTTCTTCTCCCATAAGCCAGGAGGTCCTAGGGGCATAGAAACTAATACCTGTTGCTGTGCCTGCTGTTCCTCTATAAAGTGTGAATTGGCTAACTGCAGTTCTCGATCGAGACGGCTATATTTATCTGTTCCAGTGCTCCAGTTGGGACCACCGCTCTCTCCCAGAAGTGCCTATGTAAATGCAAGAAAAAGAAACACAGTAGGAGTTTACATCACTGAGTTGCCAACATTCGACATTTGTGAGAGCAGTCCTAATTGGCCTGGAATGAAGTCCTATGATCATTTAATGCGCAGATGGCCCTTACTACTTGAGAGCAGGTCACTGAGCTTTGACAGTTATCTCTCTCCCCAATAATAGAAAACTTACAGTTGATATGGGAAAGACAACCTACAAGCAGATCATCTCCTTCAACTTTCACTGTTTTCCAGGGACACGGATCATTTTGAGTCTATATTCTTGCCTTAAAGAAGTCTATATtctcgcctagtggaaagagcacaggcctgggagtcagaggacctgggttctaatccctgctctgccccttggctgttgtgtgaccttccttAAGCAGGtcaattttctgtgcttcagtttcctcatctataaatggggtttcaatacctgttctccctcctacttaaaatatgagccccaatgtgagacagggacgatgtctgacctgatttccttgtactgtACCAAGTATTGGTGGCAAGTTAGGaagtaaataccacaactattaagaAATGTTCCAAGTAAAAGACTAAAGATTGTTATAATACTGAAGAAAATGCCTACTCCAGAGATAGCTATCAATAACAAAAATTCCAGAGTTAAGGACAACCACATACTTTGAAGTCAAATGATTAATctattggtttttttaaaaaatagaaataacAGCTTAAGAGAATTTGAATTAAGAGTACTAACAAAAGGAGATGTGGCTGCCCACTGCACTCAGTTATCTCAGGTATTGTCTCCTCAACTCCCTCTGAAGTGGGAATACAAAAAGGAATTCCCAAAACAACCAAATTAATGAATTCACTAGCTTCCTGCATTTCTGCCCTTTCTCGTTACACTTCTGTATTTAAAAAAGAACAAATTAGAGACGTgtggggagaggagcaagagagTGATCCGTCAATGTTTAAGCAAAAAGACAACATAGGACTTTCAGTTCTTAGTGCTAACCAACCCCCACTGAGGTTAGCTGCTGTAAAAAATTAAGGGTCTTCCAATTAGCTAGTTCCAAATCTTAATGATTCAGTTTGGAAATGAATACATCTACTGATGGTCAGCTGATTTAATTACAACACTTTTTGGAAACAAGAGTCTattctgggggagggagagcaattaaAACCAACCTCACTCATTACTAAGCATTTGTTCTAGTTTCCAAGCAAGATGAATATTCCATAAAATGAACAAGGTAACAATCAAGTCCAACTGATAGGCAAATGACTAAATTTTCCTATTTAAGCTaagccttccctttcctcctccttaaaaaaaaaaaaaatcaccagcaTTTTAATAAACTTTCAAGAAAAGTTTTGTCATGTGGGGGGTCCCTGGTATTTTAAAACATCTACTTAAAAAAGGACTTTATTGGAAGAATTTGGCTTACACTAATCCCTGAATAACAAAAAACTTAGACTATAGGATATGCTGAAAATAAAGCATTCATGTAAtgagatctaattatcttgtagttagcacttagtaagcccttactcAACTCCAAAATTATTTCAAAGGTTACTGTGCTGTTTGCTTTCCTCATATTGTACTTCTACCACTAATACCAGGTTCATTATGTTAGCAACAACTGAATTTGAAACATTTTTTTTGGATGAACCCTCAAGTACCCAAGACAAAACCCTACAGTCAGAACTTAAAAAGGGATGCTACCAGATTCCTGTTAACTTTTTGCTGGTAAATATTGTTACATTCTCTCACCTGTCTATTTTTTCTTTCAGTTAAAGCCTGCACAGATGAACTTGACATCTGATCCTTCATTTCCTGTTGATTCAGAGGAAGAATAAGGGGAGGAAAACATTTTTATATAAAACATATGAGTGTTACCATTTAACATAATATATAAAAGCAAAAGCATTGACAACTAATTCTGTGACAGCTCTTTAAATTCAACAGTGAAATTTGGTGCAGAGCTTTAGGCAGATACATTCTAAAACCATGCTGTTGTCTGCCACTAAAGATTCTTGCTGTTTTACTGTGATGTCTGCTTTACACAATCTGCTCGCTAAGATGTTTCCCAAGACTTAATTTCTTAGCTCTGAAAAGTAGTGGTTACGACATATGACTGAGTGTGAAAGAGGGTGCCATTCAAAAATCTGGAAGTTAACTATTGTAGACTTGATTATAATACAGTTTTCTACGGCCAactaaaatgaaaaaataattagACAGAAATTCCTTGCTTTTCAATAAAGATATTAAAGCATTTTATTAATGACAACACTAAAGCACCAAGTTTTTTCAaaacttccccaaagccacaagCATATCAGTTTCCATAACTCTAGTCACTAGTCACTAGACAATACAGCCAGTCAAAATAGTGAAGTACAAGCAACTGGGGCATATTTGAGTCTTTTCTCCCTTTAGGAAACTCCCACTACTAGGACAACAAAAAGGAAGGATATTGGAAATGGAGCATGGGTTAGGTCTGGGAAACCACACACAGATGGCATATTTGTTATAAGCAGGGACTATTAGAATCCAAATAAGTTTTTCCCCTCCACTGGCTTGTGTTTGGGGTTACACTGCTGTAGACCCACAAACCAGGACCAACACCAGTCCTCCTGTATTCAAAGACATTAAGGGACAGAATGTAATTAACTCTAGCCAGGATCCGATTAAAAGTTCGGTATAGGCCCCAGGGGCCATGACTAAGCCAGGCAAAATCAAAAATGGAATTTAACTGATTACAAAAGAAAAGATGGCTTCAGTGACTTCTGGGCGAAAGTGTTTTAAGGCACTATGTACAGCTCCTAGGAGGCTTAAAGCCCATCAGCCAACTTAGAAAGTCTGGTTACTAGGTCATATGCTGGATGGCTGTGAGCTCTCCTTGCGGAAGATGGAGAAACTGGATTTGGACTGAAATCTCCCTAAATTATCTTCATGACCAAATCAGCCCACACTGAAACTTCCTTCTCACCCCAGATATCGCTTGGTAAGCAAGAAACCATgcgatcccctccccatccccccgccttacctccttcccctccccaaagcacctgtatatatgtttgtacatacttattactctattttacttgtacatatttactattctattttgttaatatgttttgctctattgtctgtctcccccttctagactgtgagcccgtcacagctgggtagggaccgtctctatatgttgccaacttgtactttccaagcgcttagtacagcgctctgcacacagtaagcgctcaataaatacgattgaatgaatgaatgaaacacattaataatgatggcatttattaagcgcttactatgtgcagagccacaTTACCACAAGTAGATTGCTCTAGCCAGGTCTCAGGGACAGGAGTCACGCATGCAGTTGCTAAAAAGCTTCCCCAGAAGAACAAGCCTCTTCACCTTTTGGGGCCGGAATCAGTCCCCTTCCAGAATATTGTCAATGCtccgagaggggcaggggaggagcttGGTGGCCGTAACCAACTTCTTTTCACTTGGCTAACAAGAACTAAGTATGACAGTTGAACACCCCCCACCATCAACACCTTCTCTGAAGCCATGCTATTCCTAGTTTCCTGAAAGAGGAAAGCCTCAGATCATTGTCAATATCACTTATCAAATTCTTGTTCTGAAAGCCTTTTCTACCTTAGCATGGTGAtgtggctgggggagggaaaagcTGGACTTTAAGGTACTTCAACCTGAGTTTTGAAATGATCTATTTAATCAGCTCCTTGTGGTCTACCAACTCCTTGTAtggtgctctcctaagtgcttagtacagtgctctgcacacagtaactgccaaataaataccactgattggttcccTAATTTCATCTGAAAAAATCTCAGCTTGTTTTCTCTGTAATCACACATCTTGTCAACATGGTTTACAACTAGCAATCAGGAAGCAGTAAACCCCAAGCTGACACTTGTATACAAGCAATTTCACATTACTACACATCCTGCATGAATGGGACAACACATAACTCAAATTTGTCCCAGACATGATTCGCATTACCCTGAGTCACTCAGAACAGCAGTGGTTACACTTCCTTTAATGCTTTCCTGGTCAACCTCTCACCAAATGAAAAAGCAGCCAATGACTCCTAGATAATAATTTTTTGCTAACAACAACTACAAATAGCTTTCCCCTTCAAATAACTTTCAGTTTAAGCATGAGTTATGTGTTCCACTTAAAAAGCTTCAAAATTCTGCATCTAAAAGCAAATTCTAATGACGTGTTTAGACCAATAAATTACACCTTGCTATTCACCCAAAGTTGAGGCTACTAAATGTGGCATTCTTATAAAAATGCCTAAAAGCACATATACAATTTTACTATATTCTTGCAACCACCTGAGATCTACAAAGGGTATTAGAAAAAAAACTGCAGTGCATTTTAACAGATTTGCCCTAAAGACAAATACCTGGC comes from Tachyglossus aculeatus isolate mTacAcu1 chromosome 16, mTacAcu1.pri, whole genome shotgun sequence and encodes:
- the STX6 gene encoding syntaxin-6 isoform X2, which gives rise to MKDQMSSSSVQALTERKNRQALLGESGGPNWSTGTDKYSRLDRELQLANSHFIEEQQAQQQLIVEQQDEQLELVSGSIGVLKNMSQRIGGELEEQAVMLDDFSHELDSTQSRLDNVMKKLAKVSHMTSDRRQWCAIIILFGILLVMLILFFVL
- the STX6 gene encoding syntaxin-6 isoform X1 codes for the protein MSMEDPFFVVKGEVQKAVNTAQGLFQRWTELLQDPATATREEVDWTTNELRNNLRSIEWDLEDLDETISIVEANPRKFNLDAAELGVRKAFITNTRQVVREMKDQMSSSSVQALTERKNRQALLGESGGPNWSTGTDKYSRLDRELQLANSHFIEEQQAQQQLIVEQQDEQLELVSGSIGVLKNMSQRIGGELEEQAVMLDDFSHELDSTQSRLDNVMKKLAKVSHMTSDRRQWCAIIILFGILLVMLILFFVL